The following coding sequences lie in one Numenius arquata chromosome 27, bNumArq3.hap1.1, whole genome shotgun sequence genomic window:
- the LOC141476036 gene encoding feather beta keratin-like — protein sequence MSCYDLCRPCGPTPLANSCNEPCVRQCQDSRVVIQPSPVVVTLPGPILSSFPQNTAVGSTTSAAVGSILSEEGVPISSGGFNLSALGGRYYGRRCLPC from the coding sequence atgTCCTGCTACGATCTGTGCCgtccctgtggcccaaccccactggccaacagctgcaacgagccctgtgtcaggcagtgccaggactcccgggtggtgatccagccctctcccgtggtggtgaccctgcccggacccatcctcagctccttcccccagaacaccgccgtgggatccaccacctccgctgctgttggcagcatcctgagTGAGGAAGGAGTGCCCATCAGCTCCGGGGGCTTCAACCTCTCTGCCCTTGGTGGCCGCTACTACGGCAGAAGGTGCCTGCCCTGCTAA
- the LOC141475829 gene encoding feather beta keratin-like — MSCYDLCRPCGPTPLANSCNEPCVRQCQDSRVVIQPSPVVVTLPGPILSSFPQNTAVGSSASAAVGSILSEEGVPISSGGFNLSGLGGRYYGRRCLPC; from the coding sequence ATGTCCTGCTACGATCTGTGCCgtccctgtggcccaaccccactggccaacagctgcaacgagccctgtgtcaggcagtgccaggactcccgggtggtgatccagccctctcccgtggtggtgaccctgcccggacccatcctcagctccttcccccagaacACTGCCGTGGGATCTTCTgcatctgctgctgttggcagtaTCTTGAGTGAAGAAGGAGTGCCCATCAGCTCCGGGGGCTTCAACCTCTCTGGCCTTGGTGGCCGCTACTACGGCAGAAGGTGCCTGCCCTGCTAA
- the LOC141475828 gene encoding feather keratin 4-like, with protein MSCYERCPSTSCGPTPLANSCNEPCVRQCQDSTVVIQPSPVVVTLPGPILSSFPQNTTVGSSASAAIGTALSAEGVPISSGSSLGFGSFGYPGLGSGYSRPYRRYNTYRSGFYGPC; from the coding sequence atgTCCTGCTACGAGCGGTGTCCTTCCACctcctgtggcccaaccccactggccaatagctgcaatgagccctgtgtcaggcagtgccaggactccaccgtggtgatccagccctctcctgtggtggtgaccctgcctggacccatcctcagctccttcccccagaacACCACTGTGGGTTCCTCAGCATCTGCAGCCATCGGGACCGCCCTCAGTGCCGAGggagtgcccatctcctctggcagCTCCTTGGGATTTGGGAGCTTTGGGTATCCAGGCCTGGGCAGTGGGTACAGCCGGCCCTACCGTCGTTACAACACCTACCGCAGTGGCTTCTATGGGCCGTGCTAA
- the LOC141475876 gene encoding feather keratin 1-like, whose translation MSCYDLCPPTPCGPTPLANSCNEPCVRQCQDSTVVIQPSPVVVTLPGPILSSFPQNTAVGSSASAAVGTALSAGGVPISSGSSLGFGSFGYPGLGSGYSRPYRRYNTYRSGFYGPC comes from the coding sequence ATGTCCTGCTATGACCTGTGTCCTCCCACcccctgtggcccaaccccactggccaatagctgcaatgagccctgcgtcaggcagtgccaggactccaccgtggtgatccagccctctcctgtggtggtgaccctgcctggacccatcctcagctccttcccccagaacaccgccgtgggatcctcaGCATCTGCAGCCGTCGGGACCGCCCTCAGTGCAGGAGGGGTCCCCATCTCCTCTGGCAGCTCCTTGGGATTCGGGAGCTTTGGGTATCCAGGCCTGGGCAGTGGGTACAGCCGGCCCTACCGTCGTTACAACACCTACCGCAGTGGCTTCTATGGGCCATGCTAA
- the LOC141475892 gene encoding feather keratin 4-like, with amino-acid sequence MSCYDLCPPTSCGPTPLANSCNEPCVRQCQDSTYVIQPSPVVVTLPGPILSSFPQNTTVGSSASAAVGDALNVGGVPISSGSSLGLGSLGYSGLGGLSGRSYRRYNRCGP; translated from the coding sequence ATGTCCTGCTACGACTTGTGTCCTCCCACctcctgtggcccaaccccactggccaatagctgcaatgagccctgcgtcaggcagtgccaggactccacgTACGTGATCCAGCCCTCtcctgtggtggtgaccctgcctggccccatcctcagctccttcccacaaAATACCACGGTGGGATCCTCAGCATCTGCAGCTGTAGGGGATGCTCTCAATGTTGGGGGGGTTCCTATCTCCTCTGGCAGCTCCCTGGGACTTGGGAGCCTTGGATATTCAGGTCTTGGTGGCCTTTCTGGGAGATCCTACCGTCGTTACAACCGGTGCGGGCCGTGA
- the LOC141475849 gene encoding uncharacterized protein, protein MSCYSECSRPCGVTCPQPIAESYNEPCVQQCPDSRAVILPPPAVVTIPGPILSSFPQESVVGSSGPALLGGSFSSGSSQGYGGGSFGLGGSLGFGGFSGYGGSQGYGSSFGLGGYGSSLGLGSSFGLGGYGSSQGFGGSSGSCGGYGGSRGYGHSLGYGGSQGYGGSQGYGGSYGSSGFGNSRRSYGSGFSSCGTGNHVTSAQKEGRSRRGSCGSS, encoded by the exons ATGTCTTGCTACAGTGAGTGCTCCAGACCCTGTGGGGTGACCTGCCCTCAGCCGATTGCCGAGAGCTACAATGAGCCATGTGTGCAGCAATGCCCTGACTCCAGAGCAGTCATCTTACCCCCACCAGCTGTGGTGACAATCCcaggccccatcctcagctcctttcCTCAGGAGAGCGTTGTGGGATCATCCGGCCCAGCCTTGTTGGGGGGTTCCTTTAGTTCCGGAAGCTCCCAGGGTTATGGGGGAGGCTCTTTTGGCTTGGGGG GCTCCCTGGGCTTTGGGGGCTTCTCTGGTTATGGGGGTTCCCAGGGCTATGGGAGCTCCTTTGGTTTGGGGGGCTATGGGAGCTCCCTGGGCCTTGG GAGCTCCTTTGGTTTGGGGGGCTATGGGAGCTCCCAGGGCTTTGGGGGTTCCTCTG GAAGCTGTGGAGGCTATGGGGGCTCACGTGGGTATGGCCATTCCCTTGGCTATGGGGGCTCCCAGGGCTATGGGGGCTCCCAGGGCTATGGGGGCTC CTATGGGTCCAGTGGCTTTGGCAATAGCAGGAGGTCCTACGGCTCTGGCTTCTCCTCCTGTGGCACGGGGAATCATGTCACCAGTGCCCAGAAGGAGGGCAGGTCCCGCCGTGGGAGCTGTGGGTCTTCCTAA